A window of Oncorhynchus tshawytscha isolate Ot180627B linkage group LG10, Otsh_v2.0, whole genome shotgun sequence contains these coding sequences:
- the LOC112260723 gene encoding peroxiredoxin — MAAGKARIGHLAPGFTAKAVMPDGQFKDISMSDYRGKYVVFFFYPLDFTFVCPTEIIAFSDAAEDFRKIGCEVIGASVDSHFCHLAWTNTPRKQGGLGAMKIPLVADTLRSISTDYGVLKEDEGIAYRGLFIIDDKGVLRQITINDLPVGRSVDETLRLVQAFQFTDKHGEVCPAGWKPGSDTIKPDVQKSKDFFSKQQ, encoded by the exons ATGGCTGCAGGTAAAGCACGCATCGGGCATCTGGCCCCTGGCTTCACGGCCAAAGCAGTGATGCCAGACGGCCAGTTCAAAGACATCAGCATGTCTGATTACAGAG GGAAGTATGTGGTGTTCTTCTTCTACCCGCTGGACTTCACCTTTGTGTGCCCCACTGAGATCATCGCCTTCAGTGACGCTGCCGAGGATTTTAGGAAGATCGGTTGTGAGGTCATTGGTGCCTCTGTCGATTCCCACTTCTGCCATCTTGCTTG gaccaaCACACCTCGTAAGCAGGGTGGTCTGGGTGCCATGAAGATTCCTCTGGTAGCCGACACACTGCGTTCCATCTCCACGGACTACGGGGTGTTGAAGGAGGATGAGGGCATCGCCTACAG GGGCCTCTTCATCATTGACGACAAGGGCGTCTTGAGGCAGATCACCATCAACGATCTGCCGGTGGGACGCTCCGTTGACGAGACCCTGCGTCTGGTGCAGGCCTTTCAGTTCACTGACAAACACGGAGAAG TCTGTCCTGCCGGCTGGAAACCAGGAAGTGACACCATCAAGCCCGACGTGCAGAAGAGCAAAGACTTCTTCTCCAAGCAGCAGTAA